The following are encoded in a window of Zymoseptoria tritici IPO323 chromosome 4, whole genome shotgun sequence genomic DNA:
- the SWDA2401 gene encoding COMPASS, Set1C complex protein (Putative homolog of Saccharomyces cerevisiae SWD1, a subunit of the COMPASS (Set1C) complex, which methylates Rad6p ubiquitinated histone H3 on lysine 4 and is required in transcriptional silencing near telomeres): MNLPLADPILLAQDIPETLTARLRSSGQAVCMRFSHRGDLLASGTAKGTIAIFDLETNGVARKLRGHTAGRTVQSLSWEKSGRYLLSSSVDWKVILWDLNDGSRLRTINLGAPVYIAELHPSNFKMCVAALYEYRPVLADFTNAANVKQMALPNLPKRAPHEESGEKADAKHFTTVAAFTPTGSHIITGTTKGWLNVISTTTQQTVYSTRLCSKPILLIRLSGSGRDLLVNASDTIIRTIKLPDLSNPKLQDDDIHLEVEHKFQDVVNRLSWNHVAFSSNADYVMASTLMNHDIYIWERGHGSLVKILEGPREELGAVEWHPTRPFVAATGVESGKIYLWSINTPQRWSALAPDFVEVEENEEYIEKEDEFDIHDITELQKRRLDQEDEEVDVLTVDALQLEREGRLAKGGDAKDGEEFRMPVLLDMGESDSEDEIVAIGTGQYRRKSTAQADDMDFGDEEDDIEGEIETNGHVGTKRRRGD; the protein is encoded by the coding sequence ATGAATCTCCCTCTAGCGGATCCGATCCTCCTCGCACAGGACATACCCGAGACTCTGACCGCGCGACTGCGGTCTTCCGGTCAGGCAGTATGCATGCGGTTCTCCCACCGCGGTGACCTGCTCGCTTCCGGTACGGCCAAAGGAACGATCGCGATCTTTGACCTCGAAACGAACGGAGTCGCGCGTAAATTGAGAGGTCACACAGCTGGACGCACAGTACAGTCGCTGTCATGGGAGAAGAGCGGCCGATATCTGCTCAGTAGCAGCGTAGATTGGAAGGTCATACTATGGGATCTCAACGATGGCAGTCGGTTGCGGACCATCAATCTGGGTGCGCCGGTGTACATTGCGGAGCTACATCCGTCAAACTTCAAAATGTGCGTGGCCGCATTGTATGAGTACAGGCCAGTGCTGGCCGACTTCACGAACGCCGCGAACGTCAAGCAGATGGCTCTACCCAATTTGCCCAAGCGTGCACCACACGAGGAGAGCGGCGAGAAGGCCGACGCGAAGCACTTTACAACAGTCGCAGCCTTTACACCTACTGGCTCGCACATCATCACTGGTACGACCAAGGGCTGGTTGAACGTGATCAGCACGACGACGCAGCAAACAGTCTACAGCACGCGACTCTGCAGCAAACCAATTCTCTTGATTCGGTTGAGTGGCAGTGGCCGCGACCTGCTCGTTAACGCATCCGACACAATCATCCGCACGATCAAACTGCCTGATCTCTCGAACCCGAAACTGCAGGACGATGACATTCATCTGGAAGTCGAGCATAAGTTTCAGGATGTCGTCAATCGTCTGTCATGGAATCACGTCGCCTTCAGTAGCAACGCCGACTATGTTATGGCGTCGACCTTGATGAATCACGACATCTACATCTGGGAGCGAGGTCATGGATCGTTGGTCAAGATTCTGGAAGGGCCGAGAGAAGAGCTAGGTGCAGTGGAGTGGCATCCAACTCGCCCATTTGTGGCGGCGACTGGGGTTGAGAGTGGGAAAATATACCTCTGGTCGATCAATACCCCTCAGCGATGGTCGGCGTTGGCACCTGATTTCGTGGAAGTGGAAGAGAACGAGGAATACATCGAGAAGGAAGACGAATTCGACATTCACGACATCACTGAGCTGCAGAAACGCCGACTGGAccaggaggacgaggaggtcgatgtcCTCACTGTGGATGCGCTGCAGCTGGAGAGAGAGGGCCGACTGGCCAAAGGAGGAGATGCTAAAGATGGCGAGGAATTCCGCATGCCTGTCTTGCTGGACATGGGCGAGTCGGATAGTGAGGATGAGATCGTGGCGATCGGCACAGGGCAGTATCGGAGGAAAAGCACTGCTCAAGCGGATGATATGGACTTtggagacgaagaggacgatatCGAAGGCGAGATTGAGACGAACGGTCATGTTGGTACGAAGCGACGACGTGGAGATTGA